A single Rubrivivax gelatinosus IL144 DNA region contains:
- a CDS encoding porin, with amino-acid sequence MTRKLHGLTAVALAAAAAFAGSAVQAQDGSVQVYGTLDLSADRIDKSEGNVTGTVQGLAGPNSVVSPEQKQTRLAPSMTRQSHLGLRGTEPLGGGWEAKFTLEGSVIADNGTMGNDGRMWGRQAWVALTTPGGEIRLGRQVSPMLAAYFLGTLDGIGGTDLFATGVALNNLQTYQDNVISYGLRQGAWAGRVSYSPNAGAAARISPVRSTATTTPTGTVPSSGSAPQLGQILGGLTAGAESGDGRGKTWGAMLAYLGDDLKAVAAFNRNDLSNVQLGLPFRVTPLTPDGFLPLFNTDSFTSYMLAAKYKFAFGTELGGSFYQGQLKETGDTDPKMRVLAIAAKHTIGSLDLIGQVMQAKFTNFTKGKDTGFMLGADYNLSKRTAIFARAGQVKDDRGNISNANPALGGAGLAGGPVALLVPLGSTEVPLFSGAGMNIDAKTKMIGAGIRHSF; translated from the coding sequence TTGACTCGGAAACTCCACGGCCTGACGGCCGTCGCCCTGGCCGCCGCGGCGGCATTCGCCGGCAGCGCCGTGCAGGCGCAGGACGGCAGCGTGCAGGTCTACGGCACGCTGGACCTGAGCGCCGACCGGATCGACAAGTCCGAAGGCAACGTCACCGGCACCGTGCAAGGGCTGGCCGGCCCGAACTCGGTCGTCTCGCCCGAGCAGAAGCAGACCCGTCTGGCGCCGAGCATGACGCGCCAGTCGCACCTGGGCCTGCGCGGCACCGAGCCGCTGGGCGGCGGCTGGGAGGCCAAGTTCACGCTCGAAGGCTCGGTCATCGCCGACAACGGCACGATGGGCAACGACGGCCGCATGTGGGGCCGCCAGGCCTGGGTCGCGCTGACCACGCCGGGCGGCGAGATCCGCCTGGGCCGCCAGGTCTCGCCGATGCTGGCCGCCTATTTCCTCGGCACGCTCGACGGCATCGGCGGCACCGACCTGTTCGCCACCGGCGTCGCGCTGAACAACCTGCAGACCTACCAGGACAACGTCATCAGCTACGGCCTGCGCCAGGGCGCCTGGGCCGGCCGGGTCTCGTACTCGCCGAATGCCGGCGCCGCCGCGCGCATCAGCCCGGTGCGCTCGACCGCGACCACGACGCCGACCGGCACGGTGCCCTCGTCGGGCTCGGCGCCGCAGCTCGGCCAGATTCTCGGCGGCCTGACCGCCGGCGCCGAGAGCGGTGACGGCCGCGGCAAGACCTGGGGCGCGATGCTCGCCTACCTGGGCGACGACCTGAAGGCCGTGGCCGCCTTCAACCGCAACGACCTGTCGAACGTGCAGCTCGGCCTGCCGTTCCGCGTGACGCCGTTGACGCCCGACGGCTTCCTGCCGCTGTTCAACACCGACAGCTTCACGAGCTACATGCTGGCCGCAAAGTACAAGTTCGCCTTCGGCACCGAGCTCGGCGGCAGCTTCTACCAGGGCCAGCTGAAGGAGACCGGCGACACCGACCCGAAGATGCGCGTGCTGGCGATCGCGGCCAAGCACACGATCGGCTCGCTGGACCTGATCGGCCAGGTGATGCAGGCGAAGTTCACCAACTTCACCAAGGGCAAGGACACCGGCTTCATGCTCGGCGCCGACTACAACCTGTCCAAGCGCACCGCGATCTTCGCGCGCGCCGGCCAGGTCAAGGACGACCGCGGCAACATCTCCAACGCCAACCCGGCGCTCGGCGGCGCCGGCCTGGCCGGCGGCCCGGTCGCGCTGCTGGTGCCGCTGGGTTCGACCGAGGTGCCGCTGTTCTCGGGCGCCGGCATGAACATCGACGCCAAGACGAAGATGATCGGCGCCGGCATCCGCCACTCGTTCTGA
- a CDS encoding undecaprenyl-diphosphate phosphatase, whose translation MDLMLLAKAAIMGLVEGLTEFLPISSTGHLILAGSLLDFTGETAKVFEIAIQTGAMLAVVWEYRQRLGRTVSGIGHDPVARRFALNVLIAFIPAVVLGLAFGKMVKAHLFHPVPVATAFIVGGIIILLVERRHRRAFGERDLEGVRRARVESVDDMTPLDALKVGLVQCLALIPGTSRSGSTIIGSMLFGFSRRCATEFSFYLGIPTLVGAGAYSVLKQRDALHWGDAPLFLVGSAFAFFSALLCIRWLIRYVSTHDFTVFAWYRIVFGGLVLLTAWTGAVTWAE comes from the coding sequence TTGGATCTGATGCTGCTGGCCAAGGCCGCGATCATGGGCCTCGTCGAAGGGCTCACCGAGTTCCTGCCGATTTCCTCCACCGGACACCTGATCCTCGCCGGCTCGCTGCTGGACTTCACCGGCGAGACCGCCAAGGTCTTCGAGATCGCGATCCAGACCGGCGCGATGCTGGCCGTCGTCTGGGAGTACCGCCAGCGCCTGGGGCGCACGGTCAGCGGCATCGGCCACGACCCGGTGGCGCGGCGCTTCGCGCTCAACGTGCTGATCGCCTTCATCCCGGCCGTCGTGCTGGGGCTGGCCTTCGGCAAGATGGTCAAGGCGCACCTGTTCCACCCGGTGCCGGTGGCCACCGCCTTCATCGTCGGCGGCATCATCATCCTGCTCGTCGAGCGCCGGCATCGCCGGGCCTTCGGCGAGCGTGACCTCGAAGGCGTGCGCCGGGCGCGCGTCGAGAGCGTCGACGACATGACGCCGCTGGACGCGCTGAAGGTCGGCCTCGTGCAGTGCCTGGCGCTGATCCCCGGCACCAGCCGTTCGGGCTCGACGATCATCGGCTCGATGCTGTTCGGCTTCTCGCGCCGCTGCGCCACCGAGTTCAGCTTCTACCTCGGCATCCCGACGCTGGTCGGCGCCGGCGCCTACTCGGTGCTCAAGCAGCGCGACGCGCTGCACTGGGGCGACGCGCCGCTGTTCCTCGTCGGCTCGGCCTTCGCCTTCTTCAGCGCGCTGTTGTGCATCCGCTGGCTGATCCGCTACGTGTCGACGCACGACTTCACGGTCTTCGCCTGGTATCGCATCGTCTTCGGCGGCCTGGTGCTGCTGACCGCCTGGACGGGCGCCGTCACCTGGGCCGAGTGA
- a CDS encoding ABC transporter permease: MRLALPQFPAYATPLDKAGWWALRLAGVGTLLFLLLPILAIVPLSFSDSSFLVYPIQGWSLKWYRNLFESSEWTRAARNSFIVAPGATVLATVLGTMAAVGLSRADFPFKGTLMSLLIAPMVVPIVVVGVGTYLFFARLGLNDSYLGLIVVHAALGAPFVLTTVLATLQGFNHNLVRASLGLGAGPLETFLRVTLPVIAPGVISGALFAFATSFDEVVVTLFLAGPEQVTLPRQMFTGIRENISPTIAAVATLLILFTTSLLLALEWIRGRRTS, translated from the coding sequence ATGAGACTCGCCCTGCCCCAGTTCCCCGCCTACGCGACGCCGCTGGACAAGGCCGGCTGGTGGGCGCTGCGCCTGGCCGGCGTCGGCACGCTGCTGTTCCTGCTGCTGCCGATCCTGGCGATCGTGCCGCTGTCCTTCAGCGACAGCTCCTTCCTCGTCTACCCGATCCAGGGCTGGTCGCTGAAGTGGTACCGCAACCTGTTCGAGTCCTCGGAATGGACACGTGCGGCGCGCAACAGCTTCATCGTCGCGCCCGGCGCCACGGTGCTGGCGACGGTGCTGGGCACGATGGCCGCGGTCGGCCTGTCGCGCGCCGACTTTCCGTTCAAGGGCACGCTGATGAGCCTGCTGATCGCGCCGATGGTCGTGCCCATCGTCGTCGTCGGCGTCGGCACCTACCTGTTCTTCGCCAGGCTCGGCCTCAACGACAGCTACCTCGGGCTGATCGTCGTGCACGCCGCGCTCGGCGCGCCCTTCGTGCTGACGACGGTGCTGGCGACGCTGCAGGGTTTCAACCACAACCTGGTGCGCGCCAGCCTGGGGCTGGGCGCCGGGCCGCTCGAGACCTTCCTGCGCGTCACGCTGCCGGTCATCGCGCCGGGCGTGATCTCGGGCGCGCTGTTCGCGTTCGCGACCTCGTTCGACGAGGTCGTCGTGACGCTGTTCCTGGCCGGCCCCGAGCAGGTGACGCTGCCGCGGCAGATGTTCACCGGCATCCGCGAGAACATCTCGCCGACGATCGCCGCGGTGGCGACGCTGCTGATCCTGTTCACGACCTCGCTGCTGCTGGCGCTGGAGTGGATCCGCGGCCGGCGCACCTCCTGA
- a CDS encoding NAD-dependent succinate-semialdehyde dehydrogenase — translation MTSPLAQLKDPSLLKSGGLVDGEWIAGSTSFAVHDPATGAELAQVANLGATDCAAAIAAAERAWPVWRAKTAKERGAVLMRWFALLHQNADDLARLMTAEQGKPLAEARGEVTYGASFIEWFAEEARRVYGETIPTTDGNKRYLVIRQPVGVCAAITPWNFPIAMITRKVAPALAAGCPVIVKPAEQTPLSALAVAELAQRAGMPAGVFNVLPADAANSIEIGNVLCSSDVVRHLSFTGSTEVGRILMKQCAPTIKKLSLELGGNAPFIVFDDADLDSAVEGALVSKYRNAGQTCVCANRLYAQAGIHDAFVEKLAARARQIAVGNGFDAGVQLGPLIDDQAMAKVEAHVADALAQGARLVTGGERVGDRFYAPTVLADVTPAMRCSKEETFGPIAPVIRFETEAEAVELANATEFGLASYFYSRDIGRIWRVSEALEYGMVGVNTGLISTAEVPFGGVKQSGLGREGARQGIDDYLESKYVCLGDILK, via the coding sequence ATGACGTCCCCGCTGGCGCAACTGAAGGACCCCTCGCTGCTGAAGAGCGGCGGCCTCGTCGACGGCGAATGGATCGCCGGCAGCACGAGCTTCGCCGTGCACGACCCGGCCACCGGCGCCGAGCTGGCGCAGGTCGCCAACCTCGGCGCGACCGACTGCGCCGCCGCCATCGCCGCCGCCGAACGCGCCTGGCCCGTCTGGCGCGCCAAGACCGCCAAGGAACGCGGCGCGGTGCTGATGCGCTGGTTCGCGCTGCTGCACCAGAACGCCGACGACCTGGCGCGGCTGATGACCGCCGAACAGGGCAAGCCGCTGGCCGAAGCGCGTGGCGAAGTGACCTACGGCGCCAGCTTCATCGAGTGGTTCGCCGAGGAGGCGCGCCGCGTCTACGGCGAGACCATCCCGACCACCGACGGCAACAAGCGCTATCTGGTGATCCGCCAGCCGGTCGGCGTCTGCGCGGCGATCACGCCCTGGAACTTCCCCATCGCGATGATCACGCGCAAGGTCGCGCCGGCGCTGGCCGCCGGCTGCCCGGTGATCGTCAAGCCGGCCGAGCAGACGCCGCTGTCGGCGCTGGCCGTGGCCGAGCTGGCGCAGCGCGCCGGCATGCCCGCCGGCGTCTTCAACGTGCTGCCGGCCGACGCCGCGAACTCGATCGAGATCGGCAACGTGCTGTGCTCCAGCGACGTCGTGCGCCACCTGTCCTTCACCGGCAGCACCGAGGTCGGCCGCATCCTGATGAAGCAGTGCGCGCCGACGATCAAGAAGCTGTCGCTGGAACTCGGCGGCAACGCGCCGTTCATCGTCTTCGACGACGCCGACCTGGACAGCGCCGTCGAAGGCGCGCTGGTCAGCAAGTACCGCAACGCCGGCCAGACCTGCGTCTGCGCCAACCGCCTGTACGCCCAGGCCGGCATCCACGACGCCTTCGTCGAGAAGCTGGCGGCGCGTGCGCGCCAGATCGCCGTCGGCAACGGTTTCGACGCCGGCGTGCAGCTGGGGCCGCTGATCGACGATCAGGCGATGGCCAAGGTCGAGGCCCATGTCGCCGACGCGCTGGCGCAGGGCGCGCGCTTGGTGACCGGCGGCGAACGTGTCGGCGACCGCTTCTATGCGCCGACGGTGCTGGCCGACGTGACGCCGGCGATGCGCTGCTCGAAGGAAGAGACCTTCGGCCCGATCGCGCCGGTCATCAGGTTCGAGACCGAGGCCGAGGCCGTCGAGCTGGCCAACGCCACCGAGTTCGGCCTGGCGAGCTATTTCTACAGCCGCGACATCGGCCGCATCTGGCGCGTCTCGGAGGCGCTGGAGTACGGCATGGTGGGCGTCAACACCGGCCTGATCTCGACCGCCGAGGTGCCGTTCGGCGGCGTCAAGCAGTCGGGCCTGGGCCGCGAAGGCGCGCGCCAGGGCATCGACGACTATCTCGAGAGCAAGTACGTCTGCCTGGGCGACATCCTGAAGTAA
- a CDS encoding TetR/AcrR family transcriptional regulator — protein sequence MTNKSLDVDARPRRQRRKQERPQELLDAALELFVQKGYAATHSEEVARRAGVSKGTLYLYYPSKEELFKAVVRSNLSNLIAEGADLADHYEGPTRELLMDIARIWWERIGSRPAAGLHRVLLAELQHVPELQRFYAEEVVAPADALFKKALQRGIERGEFRTMPIEEACYALIAPLLFRALDGGTLWAPPPRPIEELLELQFDILLRGIERRDGAAPVPIPGSAHPPNAA from the coding sequence ATGACCAACAAGTCATTAGATGTCGACGCCCGCCCGCGTCGCCAGCGCCGCAAACAGGAGCGTCCGCAGGAACTGCTCGACGCCGCGCTGGAGCTGTTCGTGCAGAAAGGCTACGCGGCGACGCACTCCGAGGAGGTCGCGCGTCGCGCCGGCGTCTCCAAGGGCACGCTCTACCTCTACTACCCGAGCAAGGAAGAGCTGTTCAAGGCGGTCGTGCGTTCGAACCTGTCGAACCTGATCGCCGAAGGCGCCGATCTCGCCGACCACTACGAGGGGCCGACACGCGAGCTGCTGATGGACATCGCGCGCATCTGGTGGGAGCGCATCGGCAGCCGCCCGGCCGCCGGCCTGCACCGCGTGCTGCTGGCCGAGCTGCAGCACGTGCCCGAACTGCAGCGCTTCTATGCCGAAGAGGTGGTGGCGCCGGCCGACGCGCTGTTCAAGAAGGCGCTGCAGCGCGGCATCGAGCGCGGCGAGTTCCGCACGATGCCGATCGAGGAAGCCTGCTACGCGCTGATCGCGCCGCTGCTGTTTCGCGCGCTCGACGGCGGCACGCTGTGGGCGCCGCCGCCGCGCCCGATCGAGGAGCTGCTGGAGCTGCAGTTCGACATCCTGCTGCGCGGCATCGAGCGGCGCGACGGTGCCGCGCCGGTGCCAATTCCCGGCTCGGCGCACCCGCCGAACGCCGCCTAG
- a CDS encoding 3-deoxy-D-manno-octulosonic acid transferase, producing MAADGAFARWVYSTGLRLAAPLYMGKLWWRGRDEPPYRSAWHERFATGGGDGRQGRIWVHAVSLGETRASEPLLQALRRLAPGRGLLLTHGTATGREAGAALLQPGDAQVWLPYDTPGAVRRFLRRHKPAVGVLMETEIWPNLLDAAHEAGVPMVLANARLSERSFAKGQRLQALLRPAAASFSRVLAQTADDARRLQASGAPSPQVMGNLKFDVSPNPVLVERGRAWRAALGRPVVLAASTREGEEEPLLAAWKRLAAPRPLLLLVPRHPQRFDAVAQMAAAAGLSVLRRSAWGETPPADAAAAEVWLGDSIGEMPLYYAAADSALLGGSFAPLGGQNLIEAAACGCPLVMGPYTFNFEQAAEMSLAAGAALRAADIDDGVGRAVALALDAARGERVAAALAFSAQHRGAAERMARAIVELLPAGL from the coding sequence ATGGCTGCCGACGGCGCTTTCGCCCGCTGGGTCTACTCGACCGGCCTGCGCCTGGCCGCGCCGCTGTACATGGGCAAGCTGTGGTGGCGCGGCCGCGACGAGCCGCCGTACCGCAGCGCCTGGCACGAACGTTTCGCCACCGGCGGCGGCGACGGCCGCCAGGGCCGCATCTGGGTGCACGCCGTCTCGCTGGGCGAGACGCGCGCCAGCGAGCCGCTGCTGCAAGCGCTGCGCCGCCTGGCTCCGGGCCGCGGCCTGCTGCTGACGCACGGCACTGCCACCGGCCGCGAAGCCGGCGCGGCGCTGCTGCAGCCCGGCGACGCCCAGGTCTGGCTGCCTTACGACACGCCGGGCGCGGTGCGGCGGTTCCTGCGCCGCCACAAGCCGGCGGTCGGCGTGCTGATGGAAACCGAGATCTGGCCCAACCTGCTCGACGCCGCGCACGAAGCCGGCGTGCCGATGGTGCTGGCCAACGCGCGCCTGTCCGAACGCAGCTTCGCCAAGGGCCAGCGCCTGCAGGCGCTGCTGCGCCCGGCGGCGGCGAGCTTCTCGCGCGTGCTGGCGCAGACCGCCGACGACGCCCGGCGGCTCCAAGCCAGCGGCGCGCCGTCGCCGCAGGTGATGGGCAACCTGAAGTTCGACGTCTCGCCGAACCCGGTGCTGGTCGAACGTGGCCGCGCCTGGCGTGCCGCGCTGGGCCGGCCGGTGGTGCTGGCCGCGTCGACGCGCGAAGGCGAGGAAGAGCCGCTGCTGGCGGCCTGGAAGCGGCTTGCCGCGCCCCGGCCGCTGCTGCTGCTGGTGCCGCGCCATCCGCAGCGTTTCGACGCCGTGGCGCAGATGGCGGCTGCGGCCGGGCTGTCGGTGCTACGCCGCAGCGCCTGGGGCGAGACGCCGCCGGCCGACGCGGCCGCCGCCGAGGTCTGGCTCGGCGACTCGATCGGCGAGATGCCGCTGTATTACGCCGCCGCCGACTCGGCGCTGCTGGGCGGCAGCTTCGCGCCCTTGGGCGGGCAGAACCTGATCGAGGCCGCGGCCTGCGGCTGCCCGCTGGTGATGGGGCCTTACACCTTCAACTTCGAGCAGGCCGCCGAGATGTCGCTGGCCGCCGGCGCCGCGCTGCGTGCGGCCGACATCGACGACGGCGTCGGGCGTGCGGTGGCGCTGGCCCTGGACGCGGCGCGCGGCGAGCGCGTGGCGGCGGCGCTGGCCTTCTCGGCCCAGCACCGCGGCGCCGCCGAACGCATGGCGCGCGCGATCGTCGAGCTGCTGCCGGCGGGCCTTTAG
- a CDS encoding TolC family outer membrane protein, translating into MRPLRPILSRLALASAVALALPTAVHAQSLSELYQAARAYDATYLAARAQAESAEYQVAQTRALNRPVAALNASATGSDYRPDRVERGTYNTAKASIDASMPIFNRANSVAIEQAERSLASSQAAFEAAEQDLIVRVAQAYFDVLAAQDALGTTRASKTAITEQLASAKRNFEVGTATITDTREAQARYDLVLAEEIAAENLLRTRRTALDTLVGRLGTDPKPLAAPVVLPEPKPSDPEQLIRSAEGNHPAIRRAQVAYDIAHLEIDRARAGHLPTLDLVASAERQRVGGSSVAIASSSGSTNAYTMGVQFKLPLYTGNATQNRVRETLLLEESARNDLESARRNVALNARTALFAVQSGIAQVKAYEAAEASSKLSLDATQLGYRVGVRVNLDVLNAQTQLYATQRDLARARYDVLVNTLKLRQAVGELGATDVESVNALLAR; encoded by the coding sequence ATGCGTCCGTTGCGCCCGATCCTCTCCCGCCTGGCCCTGGCCAGCGCCGTTGCGCTGGCGCTGCCGACCGCCGTGCACGCGCAAAGCCTGTCCGAGCTGTACCAGGCCGCCCGCGCCTACGACGCGACCTATCTCGCCGCCCGCGCCCAGGCCGAGTCGGCCGAGTACCAGGTGGCGCAGACCCGGGCGCTGAACCGCCCGGTCGCGGCGCTGAACGCCAGCGCGACCGGCAGCGACTACCGCCCCGACCGCGTCGAGCGCGGCACCTACAACACCGCCAAGGCGTCTATCGACGCCAGCATGCCGATCTTCAACCGCGCCAATTCGGTGGCCATCGAGCAGGCCGAACGTTCGCTGGCCTCGTCGCAGGCGGCATTCGAAGCCGCCGAGCAGGACCTGATCGTGCGTGTCGCGCAGGCCTATTTCGACGTGCTCGCCGCCCAGGACGCGCTGGGCACGACGCGCGCGAGCAAGACCGCGATCACCGAGCAGCTGGCCTCGGCCAAGCGCAACTTCGAGGTCGGCACCGCGACGATCACCGACACGCGTGAAGCCCAGGCCCGCTACGACCTCGTGCTGGCCGAGGAGATCGCCGCCGAGAACCTGCTGCGCACGCGCCGCACCGCGCTGGACACGCTGGTCGGCCGCCTCGGCACCGACCCCAAGCCGCTGGCCGCGCCGGTGGTGCTGCCCGAACCCAAGCCGTCCGATCCCGAGCAGCTGATCCGCAGCGCCGAAGGCAACCACCCGGCGATCCGCCGCGCCCAGGTCGCCTACGACATCGCCCACCTGGAGATCGACCGCGCCCGTGCCGGCCACCTGCCGACGCTGGACCTCGTCGCCTCGGCCGAGCGCCAGCGTGTGGGCGGCAGCTCGGTGGCCATCGCCAGCTCCAGCGGCAGCACCAACGCCTACACGATGGGCGTGCAGTTCAAGCTGCCGCTGTACACCGGCAACGCGACGCAGAACCGGGTGCGCGAAACCCTGCTGCTCGAAGAGAGCGCGCGCAACGACCTCGAATCGGCGCGCCGCAACGTCGCGCTGAACGCGCGCACCGCGCTGTTCGCGGTGCAGTCCGGCATCGCCCAGGTCAAGGCCTACGAGGCCGCCGAAGCCTCGAGCAAGCTGTCGCTGGACGCGACGCAGCTCGGTTATCGCGTCGGCGTGCGCGTCAACCTCGACGTGCTCAACGCCCAGACCCAGCTCTACGCGACCCAGCGCGACCTGGCGCGGGCGCGTTACGACGTGCTGGTCAACACGCTGAAGCTGCGCCAGGCGGTCGGCGAACTCGGCGCGACCGACGTCGAGTCGGTCAACGCGCTGCTGGCGCGCTAA
- a CDS encoding GGDEF domain-containing protein encodes MDPVFRVLCLGENAPDLVGSDYGSFVVEGCGSLDDVAARLREAAHDALLLFSASPAALADWPALAQAVLDTAVVVVAPSARPADAVALLQYGVQDVVADAADAPRALRLAIERRREQAAARKGYSTDLPTGLPNHAQLLEHMTHLLALREREPAPMAMIVLRVDGLAAVAETLGQESADVLRRKAAVRLRAALRASDVVASIGHDAFAVLLAWIDSPADGERVMDKLAAILSQPFSVAGRAQRLLPHAGLASYPEHGKSAEALLRRALGTALQFTPVGRDAALPADRGPAAAANDEEA; translated from the coding sequence ATGGATCCAGTCTTCCGTGTGCTGTGCCTGGGCGAGAACGCCCCCGACCTCGTCGGCTCCGACTACGGCTCGTTCGTGGTCGAGGGCTGCGGCTCGCTCGACGACGTGGCCGCGCGGCTGCGTGAAGCCGCGCACGACGCACTGCTGCTGTTCAGCGCGTCGCCGGCGGCGCTGGCGGACTGGCCGGCGCTGGCGCAGGCGGTGCTGGACACCGCGGTCGTGGTCGTCGCGCCCTCGGCGCGCCCGGCCGATGCGGTGGCGCTGCTGCAGTATGGCGTCCAGGACGTGGTCGCCGATGCGGCCGACGCGCCGCGGGCGCTGCGCCTGGCGATCGAGCGCCGGCGCGAACAGGCCGCCGCGCGCAAGGGCTATTCGACCGATCTGCCGACCGGGCTGCCCAACCACGCCCAGCTGCTGGAGCACATGACCCACCTGCTGGCGCTGCGCGAGCGCGAGCCGGCGCCGATGGCGATGATCGTGCTGCGCGTCGACGGCCTGGCCGCGGTCGCCGAGACCCTGGGCCAGGAGTCGGCCGACGTGCTGCGCCGCAAGGCCGCGGTGCGGCTGCGCGCGGCGCTCCGCGCCAGCGACGTCGTCGCCTCGATCGGCCACGACGCCTTCGCCGTGCTGCTGGCCTGGATCGACTCGCCGGCCGACGGCGAGCGCGTGATGGACAAGCTGGCGGCGATCCTCTCGCAGCCCTTCAGCGTCGCCGGGCGCGCGCAGCGCCTGCTGCCGCATGCCGGGCTGGCTTCGTACCCCGAGCACGGCAAGAGCGCCGAGGCGCTGCTGCGCCGCGCGCTGGGCACGGCGCTGCAGTTCACGCCGGTGGGCCGCGACGCGGCGCTGCCGGCCGACCGCGGCCCGGCCGCGGCGGCCAACGACGAGGAAGCCTGA
- a CDS encoding protein-L-isoaspartate O-methyltransferase family protein, translated as MNTELARFNMIEQQIRPWEVLDENVLSLLATVKREDFVPPALKSLAFADLQVPLITDEPNGPVMLEPKIQAKLLQDLQVQRHEKVLEIGTGSGFMAALLAHRAQQVWTLECRPALVAQARENLRRASVTTARVVEVTPEEGARGLPAEAPFDAIVLSGSVAEVPRALLEQLKVGGRLAAIVGELPIMQARIYTRVGPEAWSEVDLFETVAPRLQGFAERSRFAF; from the coding sequence ATGAACACCGAACTCGCCCGCTTCAACATGATCGAGCAGCAGATCCGTCCGTGGGAAGTGCTCGACGAGAACGTGCTGTCGCTGCTGGCGACGGTCAAGCGCGAGGATTTCGTGCCGCCGGCGCTGAAGTCGCTGGCTTTCGCCGACCTGCAGGTGCCGCTGATCACCGACGAGCCCAACGGCCCGGTGATGCTGGAGCCCAAGATCCAGGCCAAGCTGCTGCAGGATCTGCAGGTGCAGCGCCACGAGAAGGTGCTCGAGATCGGCACCGGCTCGGGTTTCATGGCCGCTCTGCTGGCGCACCGCGCGCAGCAGGTGTGGACGCTGGAATGCCGCCCCGCGCTGGTCGCCCAGGCGCGCGAGAACCTGCGCCGGGCCAGCGTGACGACGGCGCGCGTCGTCGAGGTGACGCCCGAGGAAGGCGCACGCGGCCTGCCCGCCGAAGCGCCGTTCGACGCCATCGTGCTGTCGGGCTCGGTCGCCGAGGTGCCGCGCGCGCTGCTCGAACAACTCAAGGTCGGCGGCCGCCTGGCGGCGATCGTCGGCGAACTGCCGATCATGCAGGCGCGCATCTACACCCGCGTCGGCCCCGAGGCCTGGTCCGAGGTCGACCTGTTCGAGACCGTCGCGCCGCGGCTGCAGGGCTTCGCCGAACGCTCGCGTTTCGCGTTCTGA
- the trmB gene encoding tRNA (guanosine(46)-N7)-methyltransferase TrmB codes for MDDNPSPQRPIRSYVLRGGRMGTGQQRALAELGPRYVLPYTAQPMDFAATFGRAAPVVLEIGFGMGDATAQVAAAAPERDLIGVEVHEAGVGALLRHIGERGLENVRIVRHDAVEVLREMIAPASLAGVHVWFPDPWHKKRHHKRRLIQPAFVELVASRLAPGGYLHCATDWQPYAEQMLEVLSASTLANTAAAYAERPAWRPLTKFEARGLRLGHGVWDLVFTRPR; via the coding sequence ATGGACGACAACCCTTCTCCGCAACGCCCGATCCGCAGCTACGTGCTGCGTGGCGGCCGCATGGGCACCGGCCAGCAGCGTGCGCTGGCCGAACTCGGGCCGCGCTACGTGCTGCCCTACACGGCGCAGCCGATGGACTTCGCCGCCACGTTCGGCCGCGCCGCACCGGTGGTGCTGGAGATCGGCTTCGGCATGGGCGACGCGACGGCCCAGGTGGCGGCCGCGGCGCCCGAACGCGACCTGATCGGCGTCGAGGTGCACGAAGCGGGCGTCGGCGCGCTGCTGCGCCACATCGGCGAACGCGGCCTGGAGAACGTGCGCATCGTTCGCCACGACGCCGTCGAGGTGCTGCGCGAGATGATCGCCCCGGCCTCGCTGGCCGGCGTGCACGTCTGGTTCCCCGACCCCTGGCACAAGAAGCGGCACCACAAGCGCCGGCTGATCCAGCCGGCCTTCGTCGAGCTCGTCGCCAGCCGGCTTGCGCCGGGCGGCTACCTGCACTGCGCCACCGACTGGCAGCCTTACGCCGAGCAGATGCTGGAAGTACTGTCGGCCAGCACGCTGGCCAACACCGCCGCGGCTTACGCCGAACGTCCGGCCTGGCGGCCGCTGACGAAGTTCGAGGCCCGCGGCCTGCGCCTGGGCCACGGCGTCTGGGATCTGGTCTTCACTCGGCCCAGGTGA